CGTCGACGCGAGCGCGCAGGGCGCCGTAGCTGAGCTGCTCGTGGCGAAAGACGAGGGCCTGGGCGTGAGGCCGTTCCGCAGCCATCTCGTCAAGGAGATCCCCCAGCATCCGGCTCTTCGGGCGCACGCTCATTGCCCGGTGAATCGGGGCGGCCGGCCCTCCCGGTGCGCGGCCATGCCCTCGTCGACGTCACGGCTCCACTCGAGCGCGTGACGGAGAGCGTCGGAGAGCGAACGGGCGGCGGCGAAGCCGTCGGCACGCCGGGCGTTCATGATGCGCTTGGCCCCGCGCGTGGCGAGCGGGCCGCTCGCGCCGATGCGCGCAGCCAGGGCCTGGGCCT
This portion of the Candidatus Methylomirabilota bacterium genome encodes:
- a CDS encoding enoyl-CoA hydratase-related protein; translation: RLPEIVGRARALELICTGREIDAGEMERLGLVLAVYPADRVRAEAQALAARIGASGPLATRGAKRIMNARRADGFAAARSLSDALRHALEWSRDVDEGMAAHREGRPPRFTGQ